Proteins found in one Bremerella volcania genomic segment:
- a CDS encoding redoxin domain-containing protein — protein MNTRWVMLGLLMAICGCGKGSGPQPAMTPPAETVDVTPEKTMEIDTKVMDYQGIQMLVESYRGKVVVVDYWSTDCPPCIKELPGLVDVHNEFSAEGVKCITVSLDYIGLADEGPETYKEKVMPFLKHVGATFDNIIAADDSETMLKKLELAAPPAVMVYGRDGKLAKRFDNEEAASEEEGFTYDKDIKPLVAELVKAKP, from the coding sequence ATGAATACGCGTTGGGTAATGCTCGGTTTGTTGATGGCTATCTGTGGATGTGGCAAGGGTTCAGGGCCTCAGCCGGCCATGACTCCACCGGCCGAGACGGTCGACGTCACGCCTGAGAAGACCATGGAAATCGACACGAAGGTCATGGACTACCAGGGCATTCAAATGCTGGTCGAGTCGTACCGCGGGAAAGTGGTCGTCGTCGACTACTGGTCGACCGATTGCCCCCCGTGCATCAAGGAACTGCCAGGGTTGGTCGACGTGCACAACGAGTTCTCAGCGGAAGGTGTGAAGTGCATCACCGTGAGCCTGGACTACATCGGCCTGGCGGACGAAGGCCCGGAAACGTACAAGGAGAAGGTCATGCCCTTTCTCAAGCACGTTGGAGCGACCTTCGACAACATCATTGCCGCGGACGATTCCGAAACGATGCTGAAGAAGCTAGAGTTGGCCGCTCCCCCGGCTGTGATGGTCTACGGTCGTGATGGAAAACTGGCCAAACGCTTCGATAACGAAGAAGCCGCCAGCGAAGAAGAAGGGTTTACTTACGATAAAGACATCAAGCCGCTGGTAGCCGAACTCGTCAAAGCGAAGCCGTAA
- a CDS encoding MoaD/ThiS family protein codes for MATLFIPAQWRDLTEQQTAVEIDASTLREALTELDRRFPGIHTRLFEHETIRPSIQISVDGSLSARNLRAPLHADSEVHFLPAIGGG; via the coding sequence ATGGCCACCTTGTTCATCCCTGCGCAGTGGCGCGATTTAACCGAACAGCAAACCGCGGTGGAAATTGACGCTTCCACCCTGCGGGAAGCCCTAACTGAGCTTGATCGCCGCTTCCCAGGAATTCATACTCGATTATTCGAGCACGAAACGATCCGACCTTCGATTCAGATTTCGGTCGACGGTTCGCTCAGTGCCCGCAACCTTCGCGCGCCACTTCACGCCGATAGCGAAGTTCACTTCCTACCTGCGATTGGTGGCGGCTGA
- a CDS encoding sigma-54-dependent transcriptional regulator, with protein MANIHVIDDESSVCWAIEKLGTKLGHEVRVASTAEQGLDLLQESQPDLMFLDVRLPGMSGLEALPKVKEISPGTPVVLITAFGDLEVAVEAVRQGTFDYLVKPFSVEDIQTVIDRALAEQNEAEEVRPENVSADLVGTSLAMQEVFKRIALAASSVAPIVIQGESGTGKELVAQAIHRYGPRHDQPFVAVNIASLAPSLIESELFGHVRGAFTNAVQDKRGFLQQAGGGTLFLDEVAEIPLPTQAKLLRALEQREVVPVGGSAGEKTDFRIVCASHRDLSECVKQGTFRHDLLFRLNTFQINLPPLRDRPEDIPPLVHHFMHRLEKEYARPLRISAAALEELKKRPWYGNVRELRNAVEHAQILARSGVIEVEHLPVPVDRQWFTGTSAETSVADQLEANIRGWTKAQLREGESENLWARFQSLAEKEMLEELLEQCDGQYLAIARILGIHRTTVKKKCEQYGLLSPDQKDD; from the coding sequence ATGGCAAACATCCACGTCATCGACGACGAGTCCAGCGTCTGTTGGGCCATCGAAAAGTTAGGCACCAAGCTGGGACACGAAGTCCGAGTCGCCTCGACCGCCGAACAGGGGCTCGACCTCTTGCAGGAAAGTCAGCCGGACCTGATGTTTCTCGACGTCCGTCTGCCAGGCATGTCGGGCCTGGAAGCTTTACCGAAGGTGAAAGAGATCTCGCCGGGCACGCCGGTCGTCTTGATCACGGCGTTTGGTGACTTGGAGGTTGCGGTTGAAGCGGTGCGTCAGGGAACGTTCGATTACCTGGTCAAGCCGTTTTCCGTGGAAGACATTCAAACGGTGATCGACCGGGCCCTGGCCGAGCAAAACGAAGCCGAAGAGGTTCGGCCAGAGAATGTTTCGGCGGACCTGGTCGGAACGTCCCTGGCGATGCAGGAAGTCTTCAAGCGGATCGCCCTGGCAGCCAGCAGCGTCGCGCCGATCGTCATTCAAGGGGAAAGTGGCACCGGCAAGGAACTCGTCGCCCAGGCCATTCATCGCTACGGCCCGCGTCACGATCAGCCGTTTGTTGCCGTCAACATCGCTTCGCTTGCTCCGTCATTGATCGAAAGCGAACTGTTCGGACACGTTCGCGGCGCGTTCACCAATGCAGTGCAAGACAAGCGAGGTTTCCTGCAACAAGCAGGCGGCGGGACGTTGTTTCTCGACGAAGTCGCCGAGATTCCCTTGCCGACGCAGGCCAAACTACTGAGGGCACTCGAACAGCGCGAGGTCGTGCCGGTCGGCGGATCGGCCGGTGAGAAAACGGATTTCCGCATCGTCTGTGCTTCGCATCGAGACCTTTCCGAGTGCGTCAAGCAAGGAACGTTTCGGCACGATCTGTTGTTTCGACTCAACACGTTTCAAATCAACCTTCCGCCGCTGCGTGACCGCCCCGAAGACATTCCGCCGCTGGTGCATCACTTCATGCATCGATTAGAGAAGGAGTACGCCCGCCCGCTGCGGATCTCGGCGGCAGCACTGGAAGAACTCAAGAAGCGGCCATGGTACGGTAACGTACGCGAGCTGCGGAACGCGGTCGAGCACGCCCAGATACTCGCTCGCAGCGGCGTGATCGAAGTCGAACACCTCCCGGTGCCGGTCGATCGCCAGTGGTTTACCGGCACGTCGGCGGAAACATCGGTTGCCGATCAGCTCGAAGCCAATATTCGAGGCTGGACCAAGGCCCAGCTTCGTGAGGGGGAATCGGAAAATTTATGGGCTCGATTTCAATCGTTGGCGGAAAAAGAGATGCTTGAGGAGTTGCTCGAGCAGTGTGACGGGCAATATCTGGCAATTGCCCGGATTTTGGGTATTCATCGCACGACCGTAAAAAAGAAGTGCGAACAGTACGGACTCCTTTCCCCTGACCAAAAAGATGATTAG
- a CDS encoding sensor histidine kinase, with product MRWPLVYQVTLPLTLWTLVTVFALSLLNLWYAKIETGEEVEARLAAINQQLSEVRFPLSLPVLQQIQGLTGTELAVTDSTGKLVRATTEITPDELPSLLKKDNPGVVSLDEVINLAGVSYFHSTTTSRFSGSGDVTVHLLFPKANYDRRVAQSFWPLMLLGLVAVGPMLVVASFLVTRITRPIARLQKQVGTIAEGDFVELPPGKTNDELRDLSLAINQMSQQLQQYEKKVRTMERAQVLGQIGAGFSHQIRNAMTGGQMALGLHRLDCNIPDCESLQVAQRQMAMVEHMVQAMLRLGRKQGIDRREVSIAQLIDATVMMVEPQAQHHGLSIHRQVDFPPEATMDADMVLLQTCLMNLLLNGIEAILAAHASQAAAGKEVAESGGLEIEASPHQGAEWITIRVCDEGMGPPAEIADQLFEPLVTTKPEGTGLGLPVVREIVELHGGTIEWYRVDGKTCFQITLPRRVK from the coding sequence ATGCGTTGGCCCCTCGTTTATCAAGTCACTCTGCCGCTGACGCTTTGGACGCTGGTTACCGTTTTTGCCCTCTCGCTGCTAAATCTCTGGTACGCCAAGATCGAAACCGGTGAAGAAGTCGAGGCCCGGCTCGCGGCGATCAACCAGCAACTTAGTGAAGTCCGCTTTCCTCTTTCCTTGCCGGTGCTTCAGCAGATTCAAGGGCTGACCGGCACCGAACTGGCCGTCACCGACAGTACGGGCAAACTGGTTCGAGCCACCACCGAAATCACGCCAGACGAACTTCCATCCCTATTAAAGAAAGATAACCCCGGCGTCGTCAGTTTAGACGAGGTGATCAACCTGGCAGGCGTCAGCTACTTTCACAGCACGACCACTTCGCGTTTCTCCGGCAGCGGTGACGTGACCGTTCATCTGCTGTTTCCCAAAGCGAACTACGATCGGCGCGTGGCTCAGTCGTTCTGGCCGCTGATGCTATTGGGGCTGGTGGCCGTGGGACCGATGCTGGTGGTGGCAAGCTTCTTGGTGACGAGAATCACTCGGCCGATTGCTCGGCTTCAGAAACAAGTCGGTACGATTGCCGAAGGCGATTTCGTCGAGCTTCCGCCTGGGAAGACGAACGACGAACTGCGCGATCTTTCTCTGGCGATCAATCAAATGTCGCAGCAGCTGCAGCAATACGAAAAGAAGGTCCGCACGATGGAACGCGCCCAGGTGCTGGGGCAGATCGGGGCAGGCTTCTCGCATCAGATCCGCAACGCGATGACCGGCGGACAGATGGCCCTTGGGCTGCACCGGTTGGATTGCAACATCCCCGATTGCGAGAGTCTTCAGGTTGCCCAGCGGCAGATGGCGATGGTCGAGCACATGGTGCAAGCGATGCTTCGCCTGGGGCGAAAGCAGGGAATCGATCGACGCGAGGTCAGCATTGCGCAGCTGATCGACGCCACGGTCATGATGGTCGAGCCGCAGGCCCAGCATCATGGACTGTCGATTCATCGCCAAGTCGACTTTCCGCCTGAGGCGACGATGGATGCCGACATGGTGCTGCTGCAAACGTGTCTGATGAATTTGCTGCTTAATGGGATAGAAGCGATTTTAGCGGCACACGCTTCTCAAGCGGCGGCAGGAAAGGAGGTCGCCGAATCGGGGGGGCTTGAGATCGAGGCCTCTCCGCACCAAGGGGCAGAATGGATTACAATACGTGTATGCGACGAGGGAATGGGCCCGCCCGCCGAGATCGCGGATCAACTGTTCGAGCCATTGGTAACGACCAAACCGGAAGGAACCGGGCTCGGGTTGCCAGTGGTTCGTGAAATCGTAGAGCTGCACGGGGGAACGATTGAGTGGTACCGAGTCGACGGGAAAACCTGCTTTCAAATCACGTTACCTCGCCGAGTGAAGTAA
- a CDS encoding ABC transporter substrate-binding protein: MTFRIPLLLILVSCLVVGCNGTKKKELPKVETPPLSVTIVADEPMAEAIRRELAARTEEKITVDVVTEEVLLGEKRFTKDVLIYPPAMMGELIQRDWIAPIPTATLGSEELKLDDVALGIYQTETRWGSKPYALPLGSPVLMLMVRTDLLDQLGLEVPNTWDEYAAAVETIQKSDLLKNNDTIAAATLEPLDEAYLPNLWLARSAAYVKHGENLSTYFDFATGKARIDSPGFTKAAQQLADVAQTVPDAFNSLDPKASAEAFLAGKSVMAIGWINKYTIVPETVPEDIQFAALPGSKETYKTPENQWLPRPGNQPESIPLLSTSGMVGSISSTSGQTINAANLLVLLTGPELISLISPASERTTFCRISSLPMAEAWMPSNLPGTALRQYAQANLEQLQSPRHLSALRIPNRQAYEKVIREAMQKTMAGDDANVEAIWLEAAQSWDKLSEESGQAEHIKAFRNSQGIGETAF, encoded by the coding sequence ATGACATTCCGCATTCCGCTGCTGTTGATTCTCGTTTCGTGCCTTGTCGTTGGATGCAACGGCACGAAAAAGAAGGAACTTCCCAAGGTCGAAACGCCACCTCTTTCGGTCACCATCGTCGCCGACGAGCCAATGGCTGAGGCCATCCGCCGTGAACTGGCAGCCCGAACCGAAGAAAAGATCACCGTCGACGTCGTCACCGAGGAAGTGCTGCTCGGTGAAAAGCGGTTCACGAAAGACGTGCTCATCTACCCACCAGCGATGATGGGAGAGTTGATCCAGCGCGACTGGATCGCTCCGATTCCCACCGCCACCCTGGGCAGTGAAGAACTGAAGCTGGACGACGTCGCCCTGGGCATCTATCAAACTGAAACCCGCTGGGGATCCAAGCCGTACGCATTGCCGCTGGGCAGCCCAGTGCTGATGCTGATGGTTCGCACTGACCTGCTCGATCAACTGGGTCTGGAAGTGCCGAACACCTGGGACGAGTACGCCGCTGCCGTCGAAACGATCCAGAAAAGCGACCTCTTAAAAAATAACGATACGATCGCAGCGGCTACGCTCGAACCGCTGGACGAAGCTTACTTACCCAACCTGTGGCTGGCCCGCAGTGCCGCCTACGTGAAGCATGGCGAGAACCTTTCGACCTATTTCGACTTTGCCACCGGCAAGGCCCGGATCGATTCGCCTGGTTTCACCAAGGCCGCCCAGCAGTTGGCGGACGTTGCCCAAACGGTTCCCGACGCGTTCAACTCGCTCGATCCGAAAGCCTCGGCCGAGGCCTTCCTGGCCGGCAAATCGGTCATGGCGATCGGCTGGATCAACAAGTACACCATCGTGCCGGAAACGGTTCCGGAAGACATCCAGTTCGCGGCGCTGCCTGGCTCGAAGGAGACCTACAAGACGCCTGAGAACCAATGGCTCCCCCGCCCCGGCAACCAGCCCGAGAGCATCCCGCTGCTGTCGACCTCCGGCATGGTGGGTTCGATTTCGTCCACTTCCGGCCAAACGATCAACGCGGCGAATCTGCTCGTTCTGCTGACCGGACCGGAACTCATTTCACTGATTTCCCCCGCTTCCGAGCGAACCACATTCTGCCGAATCTCCTCCTTACCGATGGCGGAAGCTTGGATGCCGAGCAACTTGCCAGGCACCGCGCTGCGGCAATACGCTCAGGCCAACCTCGAACAGTTGCAATCCCCGCGGCACCTATCGGCCCTGCGAATTCCCAACCGCCAGGCGTACGAAAAGGTCATTCGCGAAGCAATGCAGAAGACGATGGCCGGCGATGACGCAAACGTCGAAGCTATTTGGCTGGAGGCGGCTCAAAGCTGGGACAAGCTCTCCGAAGAGTCAGGCCAGGCCGAGCACATCAAGGCCTTCCGCAACAGCCAAGGCATCGGCGAAACGGCCTTCTAG
- a CDS encoding TrmH family RNA methyltransferase, whose protein sequence is MDPDFEHLRHKPPTALDQPRELIVACCPMRSNVNISRIVRAASCCAISKVIVCGNVKIDPKIARDGAEKLPISRHRSLAPVLRDLKREGYMLVGLEQTTNSQDIHHFPFVRKTVLVIGNERLGITEDILGLLDATVEIPVYGMPYSYNAATATCMALYEFCRQFPEG, encoded by the coding sequence ATGGACCCAGATTTCGAGCATCTTCGCCACAAGCCCCCCACGGCGTTGGATCAGCCGCGCGAATTGATCGTGGCCTGTTGTCCGATGCGGAGCAACGTAAACATTTCGCGCATCGTGCGGGCCGCATCGTGCTGTGCGATCAGCAAGGTGATCGTATGCGGCAACGTGAAAATCGACCCGAAGATTGCCCGCGATGGTGCCGAGAAGCTGCCGATCTCGCGTCACCGCAGCCTGGCTCCGGTGCTGCGTGATCTGAAACGGGAAGGGTACATGCTCGTCGGTCTCGAGCAGACGACCAATTCGCAGGACATTCATCACTTTCCATTCGTGCGAAAGACGGTCCTGGTGATCGGCAACGAACGCCTGGGCATTACGGAAGACATCCTTGGCCTGCTCGACGCCACGGTCGAAATCCCCGTGTATGGGATGCCGTACAGCTACAACGCCGCAACCGCGACGTGCATGGCCCTTTATGAATTTTGCCGACAATTTCCCGAAGGCTAA
- a CDS encoding M1 family aminopeptidase: MKSFRIAFLVAVCLLTAVAHHSLALAEEALCTCRYCESASARLGFGVDLGDDGPHYAPVRKVDVQHIKLDITPNFQERTVGGTTTIRFVPLRKAIDVLKLDAVDLTITSVEGSTPVSEFDNTSKDLTIAFAEPIPVGQESWVTIKHHCQPQGGFYFRTAEMGYPEQDTHCWTQGESHYARQWFPCFDYPNEKSTTEVICHVPSDMTVISNGRNLGESIDPRTNMKSVHWLQDKPHVNYLICVVAGYFDKLEDAAGKIPLGYYSQPTLSEHAANSFQDTASIMNFYQKEIGVAYPWHKYDQVTIRDFMAGGMENTTITTLTHNTIFTPATENIRTSRGLDAHELAHQWFGDYVTCEDWSHLWLNEGFATYYTHLYEGEKFGRDAMLYGLYRDATNRVLRNGANDKRPIVWKKYRNAGEQFDYRAYPKGSWVLHMLRSQLGEEMFREAIQSYLKEHALTTVTTPELQAAFEEASGRTFDRFFDQWVYHARHPDLKIRYRFDPKLSLAQITLEQTHKVDDDVMLFNFPAKFAFLCDGEVVLHTEDVTEAKHEFYVALPAKPEMVQFDPEYTLLAKVDFDKPEEMWINQLENAERATGRILALEALAKKKSNKAIDAIQKSLETDPFYGVRVEAAEALGKINSDESRAALRKTATPNDARVRLALVKATVGDYQPEEVSTLLQGAQAEKNPAIVAAWIEGLAKYSDEPVSQYLRASLEQESFRNEIAEAAVEAMRKSGSSQYVPDLAEQVARHADNYTTRGLASLLKTLASLSDEKQEKLQSLGQIAPHLNDPREDVQKGAIEALGKLGLEEARPILQAYADASHNDQLSKAAESALATLTKDSTPQPTELIELRKQMQDLEKSNDSLKKKLDELEKKLEATEEKKD, from the coding sequence ATGAAATCCTTCCGAATCGCGTTCTTGGTCGCAGTCTGCTTGTTGACGGCTGTCGCACATCATTCGCTTGCCTTGGCTGAAGAAGCCCTCTGTACGTGCCGCTACTGCGAGTCCGCCTCGGCGCGGCTCGGGTTTGGCGTCGACCTGGGGGATGACGGTCCGCACTACGCCCCGGTACGTAAAGTCGACGTGCAGCATATCAAGCTCGACATCACGCCCAACTTCCAAGAGCGAACCGTCGGCGGCACAACGACTATTCGCTTCGTGCCGCTGCGCAAGGCGATCGACGTCCTCAAGCTCGATGCGGTCGATCTTACGATTACCAGCGTCGAAGGGTCGACGCCGGTTTCTGAATTCGACAATACGAGCAAGGACCTGACGATCGCCTTCGCCGAGCCCATTCCCGTGGGTCAGGAAAGCTGGGTCACGATTAAGCATCACTGCCAGCCACAAGGTGGTTTCTATTTTCGCACGGCCGAGATGGGTTACCCCGAACAGGACACCCACTGCTGGACGCAAGGCGAGTCCCACTACGCCCGGCAATGGTTCCCCTGCTTCGACTACCCGAACGAGAAGTCGACGACCGAGGTCATTTGCCACGTACCCAGTGACATGACCGTGATTTCCAATGGTCGCAATCTGGGAGAAAGCATTGACCCGCGCACGAATATGAAGTCGGTTCATTGGCTGCAAGACAAGCCGCACGTGAACTACTTGATCTGCGTCGTCGCTGGCTACTTCGACAAGTTGGAAGACGCCGCCGGAAAGATTCCCCTCGGCTACTACAGCCAGCCCACGCTTTCCGAGCACGCGGCGAATTCGTTTCAAGATACGGCTTCGATCATGAACTTCTATCAGAAGGAGATCGGGGTGGCGTACCCGTGGCACAAGTACGATCAGGTCACCATTCGCGACTTTATGGCCGGCGGAATGGAGAACACCACGATCACCACGTTGACGCACAACACGATCTTTACCCCGGCGACCGAAAACATCCGCACGTCGCGAGGGCTCGATGCTCACGAACTGGCCCACCAATGGTTTGGCGACTACGTTACCTGTGAAGACTGGAGTCACTTGTGGCTCAACGAAGGCTTCGCGACCTACTACACGCATTTGTACGAAGGGGAGAAGTTCGGGCGTGATGCGATGCTGTATGGTCTTTACCGCGACGCGACTAATCGCGTTTTGCGGAACGGAGCCAATGACAAACGGCCGATCGTGTGGAAGAAGTACCGCAACGCAGGCGAACAGTTCGACTACCGGGCCTACCCCAAAGGAAGCTGGGTGCTGCACATGCTTCGCAGCCAACTGGGCGAAGAGATGTTTCGCGAGGCGATTCAAAGCTACTTGAAAGAGCACGCCCTGACGACGGTCACCACGCCGGAGCTACAAGCGGCCTTCGAGGAAGCCAGCGGACGAACGTTCGATCGGTTCTTCGATCAGTGGGTCTATCATGCCCGGCATCCGGACCTGAAGATTCGCTACCGCTTCGATCCGAAACTTTCGTTGGCCCAAATCACGCTCGAGCAAACCCACAAAGTGGACGACGACGTGATGCTGTTTAACTTCCCGGCGAAGTTCGCTTTCCTGTGCGATGGCGAAGTGGTTCTGCACACGGAAGACGTCACCGAGGCCAAGCACGAGTTCTACGTGGCCTTGCCTGCCAAGCCCGAGATGGTGCAGTTCGATCCCGAGTACACCCTGCTGGCCAAGGTCGATTTCGACAAGCCGGAAGAGATGTGGATCAACCAGCTGGAAAACGCCGAGCGTGCCACCGGCCGCATCCTGGCCCTGGAAGCGTTGGCCAAGAAGAAGTCGAACAAAGCGATTGACGCGATTCAGAAGTCGCTGGAGACCGACCCGTTCTATGGCGTTCGCGTGGAAGCCGCCGAGGCGCTGGGCAAGATCAACTCGGACGAGTCACGAGCCGCCCTCCGCAAGACGGCCACCCCCAACGATGCCCGCGTTCGCCTGGCCCTGGTGAAAGCAACCGTCGGCGACTACCAGCCGGAAGAGGTGAGCACGCTGCTGCAAGGAGCCCAGGCCGAGAAGAACCCAGCCATCGTGGCGGCTTGGATCGAAGGCCTGGCCAAGTATTCCGACGAACCGGTCAGCCAGTACCTGCGAGCTTCGCTCGAGCAAGAGTCGTTTCGCAACGAAATCGCCGAAGCGGCCGTTGAAGCGATGCGCAAGAGTGGCTCTTCACAGTACGTCCCCGATCTGGCCGAACAGGTTGCTCGGCACGCCGATAACTACACGACCCGCGGCCTGGCCAGCTTGCTCAAGACGCTCGCCAGCCTGAGCGACGAAAAGCAAGAGAAGCTTCAGTCACTGGGGCAGATCGCTCCGCACCTGAACGATCCCCGCGAGGACGTGCAAAAGGGAGCGATCGAAGCGCTCGGCAAACTCGGCCTGGAAGAGGCCCGGCCAATCCTGCAAGCCTACGCCGATGCCTCGCACAACGACCAGCTCTCCAAAGCAGCCGAAAGTGCCTTGGCCACGCTAACCAAGGACAGCACCCCGCAGCCGACCGAATTGATCGAACTCCGCAAGCAAATGCAGGATCTCGAGAAGTCGAACGACTCGCTGAAGAAGAAGCTCGACGAGTTGGAGAAGAAGCTGGAAGCTACTGAGGAGAAGAAGGATTAA
- a CDS encoding alpha/beta hydrolase family protein encodes MGRFLRCVLICVWLFAFVSNSHAETPSVEYGPALPGTRLLEMEGDGAQIASQMVAGIDRFLLQEIAAAPGKRTQYWDRNTSSPEAYARSVEKNRQRLAETLGVRDERQPKIGLQRTTSVNEPQALASSQNVDVIAVDWPVFGVIRGEGLLLRPKGQVHGSIVAIPDAAQTPEQLAGLDPGIAPSSQFARQLAESGFQVVIPTIITRERGLLKFPGPRQSQLPGRELLYRSAFELGRHLIGYEVQKVLAAVDAFAQDGKQPIGVIGYGEGGMLALYAGALDERIDSVGVSGYFTSRQNIWEEPIDRNVFGRLREFGDAEIASLIAPRHLAIEAAAGPEVNLPGEHGSAPGVLVSPSLEQVTHEWKRAQALVGDRLADARLTFTSEEDGQGSFGSEQWLTQFFSGLKSETSLATTTQLPEYVGKPVDQQARMVRQMNQINRQNQTILADSAAVRTAYFRPDNSSLAAYEKSIAPYRETFETEVIGKFERPLLPASPRTRQIYSESKWTGYEVALDVFPEVFAYGLLLLPSDMAPDEKRPVVVCQHGLEGRPDHLIGEEKFAAYQAYAVSLVERGFVVFCPQNPYIYQDRFRTLQRKANALGKTLFSIIVPQHRQITQWLKTQPYVDPDRIAFYGLSYGGKSAMRIPPLVPAYSAVICSGDFNAWIDKVASTRNPRSYIWTGEYEIFEFNLGNTFGYAEMAGLIAPRPFMVERGHFDGVADDEKVGHEFAKVRHLYAAQLKIPEQCEIEWFDGGHMIHGQGSFDFLHRHLQWPKR; translated from the coding sequence ATGGGTCGATTCTTGCGATGCGTGCTGATTTGCGTTTGGCTGTTCGCTTTTGTATCGAATAGTCACGCCGAAACTCCTTCCGTCGAGTACGGTCCTGCTTTGCCAGGCACCCGCTTGTTGGAGATGGAAGGAGACGGTGCGCAGATTGCCTCGCAGATGGTTGCCGGGATTGATCGTTTTCTGCTTCAGGAGATCGCGGCCGCACCTGGTAAGCGAACACAGTACTGGGACCGTAATACCAGTTCTCCGGAAGCCTATGCGCGATCGGTCGAGAAGAACCGTCAGCGACTGGCGGAGACATTAGGGGTACGCGACGAGCGCCAGCCTAAGATTGGGCTGCAGCGAACGACCAGCGTGAATGAGCCGCAGGCGCTCGCATCCTCGCAAAACGTCGATGTGATCGCCGTGGATTGGCCGGTATTCGGGGTCATCCGAGGAGAAGGCTTGCTGCTGAGGCCCAAAGGGCAGGTTCATGGGAGCATCGTCGCGATTCCCGACGCCGCACAAACGCCTGAGCAATTGGCTGGCCTCGATCCAGGCATCGCTCCCTCGTCGCAGTTTGCTCGGCAACTCGCTGAAAGTGGCTTCCAGGTTGTGATTCCGACGATCATCACACGTGAGCGAGGACTTCTGAAATTTCCTGGACCACGACAAAGTCAATTGCCTGGCCGAGAACTTCTTTATCGGTCCGCCTTTGAACTGGGTCGGCATTTGATTGGCTACGAAGTTCAAAAGGTTCTGGCTGCCGTCGACGCGTTTGCCCAGGATGGCAAGCAACCGATCGGGGTGATTGGTTATGGCGAAGGGGGCATGCTGGCCCTGTATGCAGGTGCCCTGGACGAGCGAATCGACTCGGTCGGGGTCAGTGGCTATTTCACTTCGCGACAGAACATCTGGGAGGAACCGATCGATCGCAACGTGTTTGGTCGACTGCGGGAATTCGGTGATGCGGAGATTGCCAGCCTGATCGCGCCGCGTCACCTGGCGATCGAAGCGGCAGCGGGCCCCGAGGTCAACTTGCCGGGCGAACATGGCTCGGCTCCTGGCGTGCTCGTGTCACCCTCCCTGGAACAAGTAACGCACGAGTGGAAACGAGCCCAGGCATTGGTTGGTGATCGCCTCGCTGATGCGAGGCTCACTTTCACCAGCGAAGAAGACGGCCAAGGCTCGTTCGGATCGGAGCAATGGCTCACACAATTTTTCAGCGGCCTCAAATCGGAGACATCGCTGGCGACCACCACGCAGTTGCCTGAGTATGTCGGCAAGCCGGTCGACCAGCAGGCTCGGATGGTTCGCCAGATGAACCAGATCAATCGCCAGAACCAAACGATCTTGGCCGACAGCGCCGCGGTTCGCACTGCCTACTTTCGGCCAGATAACTCTTCGCTGGCCGCGTACGAAAAGAGTATTGCGCCGTATCGCGAGACATTTGAAACAGAGGTGATCGGCAAGTTTGAGCGTCCCCTGTTGCCTGCCAGCCCGCGTACCCGGCAGATTTATTCTGAGTCAAAATGGACCGGATACGAAGTTGCGCTAGATGTGTTTCCAGAGGTGTTCGCGTATGGTCTGCTTCTGTTGCCCAGTGATATGGCCCCCGACGAGAAACGTCCGGTCGTCGTTTGCCAGCATGGCTTGGAAGGTCGCCCAGATCACTTGATTGGTGAGGAAAAGTTCGCGGCCTACCAGGCCTACGCAGTATCGCTTGTCGAGCGAGGCTTTGTCGTTTTTTGTCCTCAGAATCCGTACATCTACCAAGATCGCTTTCGGACCTTGCAGCGAAAGGCCAACGCGCTCGGCAAGACGTTGTTTTCGATCATCGTTCCCCAGCACCGGCAGATTACCCAGTGGCTGAAGACGCAACCGTACGTCGATCCGGATCGCATCGCCTTTTATGGCCTGAGCTATGGAGGCAAGTCGGCCATGCGCATTCCTCCCTTGGTGCCTGCCTATTCGGCGGTGATCTGCTCAGGAGACTTTAATGCCTGGATCGACAAGGTCGCCTCGACCCGCAATCCGCGGAGCTACATTTGGACCGGTGAGTACGAGATATTCGAGTTCAATCTGGGCAACACGTTTGGTTACGCCGAAATGGCCGGACTGATCGCACCGCGTCCGTTCATGGTGGAACGCGGACATTTCGACGGAGTCGCCGACGACGAAAAAGTAGGGCACGAGTTTGCTAAGGTCCGCCACCTCTACGCTGCCCAGTTAAAGATCCCCGAGCAGTGCGAAATCGAATGGTTCGACGGGGGACACATGATCCACGGCCAGGGATCGTTCGACTTCTTACATCGTCATTTGCAGTGGCCCAAGCGCTGA